In a genomic window of Elusimicrobiota bacterium:
- a CDS encoding hemerythrin domain-containing protein encodes MKPAIKELMDDHQTILRMLRALNGMCLRLGESKTVALADLDAALDFIKVFADHAHHGKEEDLLFPAMEEAGFPRQGGPIAVMLMEHAQGRAYVKLLSEALERVRAGETAALKDAARAASGYSALLAAHIGKEDGILYPMAMEALPEARWTALKEQFDRVEAERMGPERRAGYIALVDRLLAAYPAPELARPSGGMCH; translated from the coding sequence ATGAAGCCCGCGATCAAAGAACTCATGGACGACCACCAGACCATCCTGCGCATGCTGCGCGCGCTCAACGGGATGTGCCTGCGCCTCGGCGAGAGCAAGACCGTGGCGCTGGCCGACCTCGACGCCGCGCTCGACTTCATCAAGGTCTTCGCCGACCACGCCCACCACGGGAAGGAGGAGGACCTCTTGTTCCCCGCGATGGAGGAAGCCGGGTTCCCGCGCCAGGGCGGCCCCATCGCGGTGATGCTCATGGAGCACGCCCAAGGACGCGCGTACGTCAAGCTGCTGTCCGAGGCGCTCGAACGCGTCCGCGCCGGCGAGACGGCCGCGCTGAAGGACGCCGCCCGCGCCGCCTCGGGCTATTCCGCCCTCCTCGCCGCGCACATCGGCAAGGAGGACGGCATCCTCTACCCGATGGCGATGGAAGCCCTCCCCGAGGCGCGCTGGACGGCTCTTAAGGAACAGTTCGACCGCGTCGAGGCCGAGCGCATGGGCCCCGAGCGCCGGGCCGGGTATATCGCGCTCGTCGATCGATTGCTGGCCGCTTATCCCGCGCCGGAGCTGGCTCGCCCCTCCGGCGGGATGTGCCATTGA
- a CDS encoding PAS-domain containing protein, which yields MAAPKKVPRPRSPGASELSYHAALLAAQLESSPDGILVVDPKGMIVSRNKRFVEMWGIPEAVLATGSDEQAIASVLSKLVDPEGFVERVRHLYQHPDEKSSDELALRDGRVFERYSSPVVGEDGRRYGRIWNFHDITDRVRHDKEIGEKTEALAQSNAELEMYAYAASHDLSAPLRRIIGFGDLLEARAKSKLDAGDLDYVERIRRSAAAALKLVTDMLTLSRIGRDALPIEDVDLNAVLAEVRSDLAAEIAASGARIEAGPLPVVRAHAIPMHNLLLNLVSNAVKFRRPDRPPVVRIAGRRDGDVLEITVADDGIGFDPAYAEKIFQPFLRLHASSDYSGSGIGLAICRRVALRYGGTLTADGVPGAGSTFTLRLPAGLLAR from the coding sequence GTGGCCGCTCCCAAGAAAGTGCCGCGCCCTCGTTCCCCCGGCGCCTCCGAGCTGTCCTATCACGCCGCGCTGCTGGCGGCCCAGCTGGAAAGCTCTCCCGACGGCATCCTCGTCGTCGATCCGAAGGGGATGATCGTCTCGCGAAACAAGAGGTTCGTGGAGATGTGGGGCATCCCGGAGGCCGTGCTGGCGACCGGCTCCGACGAGCAGGCGATCGCGAGCGTGCTGTCGAAGCTCGTCGATCCGGAGGGCTTCGTCGAGCGGGTGCGGCACCTGTATCAGCATCCGGACGAGAAGAGCTCCGACGAGCTCGCGCTGCGCGACGGGCGGGTCTTCGAGCGCTACTCGAGCCCGGTGGTCGGCGAGGACGGGCGCCGCTACGGGCGCATCTGGAACTTCCACGACATCACCGACCGCGTGCGCCACGACAAGGAGATCGGCGAGAAGACCGAGGCGCTCGCCCAGTCCAACGCCGAGCTCGAGATGTACGCCTACGCGGCCTCCCACGACCTCAGCGCGCCGCTGCGCCGGATCATCGGCTTCGGCGACCTCCTGGAGGCTCGCGCGAAGAGCAAGCTCGACGCCGGCGACCTCGACTACGTCGAGCGCATCAGGCGGTCGGCCGCCGCCGCGCTGAAGCTCGTGACCGACATGCTCACCTTGTCCCGGATCGGACGAGACGCCCTCCCCATCGAGGACGTCGACCTGAACGCCGTCCTCGCCGAGGTGAGGTCCGACCTGGCCGCCGAGATCGCCGCCTCCGGCGCCCGCATCGAGGCTGGGCCCCTGCCGGTCGTGCGCGCGCACGCGATCCCGATGCACAACCTCCTGCTGAACCTGGTCTCCAACGCCGTCAAGTTCCGGCGCCCCGACCGGCCTCCCGTCGTGAGGATCGCCGGCCGGCGGGACGGCGACGTCCTGGAGATCACCGTCGCCGACGACGGCATCGGCTTCGACCCGGCGTACGCGGAGAAGATCTTCCAGCCGTTCCTGCGCCTGCACGCCTCCAGCGACTACTCGGGCAGCGGCATCGGCCTGGCGATCTGCCGCCGCGTCGCCCTGCGCTACGGCGGGACTTTGACCGCCGACGGCGTCCCCGGCGCCGGCTCCACGTTCACGCTCCGCCTCCCCGCGGGCCTCCTCGCCCGCTGA
- a CDS encoding DUF885 domain-containing protein, with protein sequence MARFPLLLAALLIAAPVRADEASSRLFADYWAAQMRLSPLLATFYGERGHDDRLDDNSPAGRAERRTADEALLKRARALNLKALTPEERLSVEVMKAMLDDELDGLSFPFPEFEVDHMDGGQSWIPTVIQTAQPMRDAADAAALERRLKAVPLYLKRHRENVASGLKTGRVAARVPTEKLIRQLEEMLAAPVDESPYAEACERLPEPLLSEWKPRLLKIVSDEVLPAVKELADFLKDGYLEKTRTGGDIGLSAVPGGRAMYRHKIRSHTTADKSADELHRIGLAELEVLRGEMTQIARRAGHAGDLESYLETVRADPANFFKTREEVLKDAELLVGRATARLPEWFGTLPRTALVVKPVEAFQEKNEAAARYFQPPTDLSRPGAYYINTYKPESRPRFSMTSLAVHEGVPGHHLQIALALENRELPQFRRSAGFTAYVEGWALYAERLGDEMGLYGDDLSRLGMLSDQALRAARLVVDTGIHAKGWTREKAVEFMRSNTPMSREEIEAEVDRYTVWPGQALAYKVGQLEIAALRDEVKARTGRRFDIKAFHDAVLRHGPLPLPVLRGSVLETFPSR encoded by the coding sequence ATGGCCAGATTCCCTCTGCTGCTGGCCGCGCTGCTGATCGCCGCTCCCGTCCGCGCCGACGAGGCCTCCTCCCGGCTCTTCGCCGACTACTGGGCGGCCCAGATGCGCCTCTCCCCCCTGCTCGCCACGTTCTACGGCGAGCGCGGGCACGACGACCGGCTCGACGACAACAGCCCCGCCGGCCGCGCCGAACGCAGGACGGCCGACGAGGCCCTGCTCAAGCGGGCGCGCGCGCTCAACCTCAAGGCCTTGACGCCCGAGGAGCGCCTGTCGGTGGAAGTGATGAAGGCCATGCTCGACGACGAGCTCGACGGCCTCTCGTTCCCGTTCCCGGAGTTCGAGGTCGACCACATGGACGGCGGCCAGTCGTGGATCCCGACCGTCATCCAGACCGCCCAGCCGATGAGGGACGCCGCGGACGCCGCCGCGCTCGAGAGGCGCCTGAAGGCGGTGCCGCTCTACCTCAAGCGCCACCGCGAGAACGTCGCCTCGGGCCTGAAGACCGGCCGCGTCGCCGCGCGCGTCCCGACCGAGAAGCTGATCCGCCAGCTCGAAGAGATGCTCGCTGCCCCCGTCGACGAGTCGCCCTACGCGGAGGCGTGCGAGCGCCTGCCGGAGCCCCTGCTTTCGGAGTGGAAGCCCCGCCTGCTGAAGATCGTCTCGGACGAGGTGCTGCCCGCCGTCAAGGAGCTGGCGGATTTCCTCAAGGACGGCTATCTCGAGAAGACGCGGACCGGCGGGGACATCGGCCTGTCCGCCGTGCCGGGCGGGCGCGCGATGTACCGGCATAAGATCCGCTCCCACACCACCGCGGACAAGTCCGCCGACGAGCTTCACAGGATCGGCCTCGCCGAGCTCGAGGTCCTCCGCGGCGAGATGACGCAGATCGCCCGGCGCGCCGGCCACGCGGGGGACCTGGAGAGCTATCTCGAGACCGTGCGGGCGGATCCCGCCAACTTCTTCAAGACGCGCGAGGAGGTGCTCAAGGACGCGGAGCTCCTCGTCGGCAGGGCGACGGCGAGGCTTCCGGAATGGTTCGGGACCTTGCCGCGGACCGCCCTCGTCGTGAAGCCCGTCGAGGCGTTCCAGGAGAAGAACGAGGCGGCGGCCCGCTACTTCCAGCCCCCGACCGATCTCTCCCGGCCCGGCGCGTACTACATCAACACGTACAAGCCGGAGTCGCGCCCGCGCTTCTCGATGACCTCGCTCGCCGTCCATGAGGGCGTGCCGGGGCATCACCTGCAGATCGCGCTCGCGCTCGAGAACAGGGAGCTGCCGCAGTTCCGCCGCAGCGCCGGCTTCACCGCGTACGTCGAGGGCTGGGCGCTGTACGCCGAGCGCCTCGGCGACGAGATGGGCCTGTACGGGGACGACCTCTCGCGGCTCGGCATGCTCTCCGACCAGGCCCTGCGCGCCGCGCGCCTCGTCGTCGACACCGGGATCCACGCGAAAGGCTGGACGCGGGAAAAGGCGGTCGAGTTCATGCGCTCCAACACCCCGATGTCGCGGGAGGAGATCGAGGCCGAGGTGGACCGCTACACCGTCTGGCCCGGACAGGCGCTCGCCTACAAGGTCGGTCAGCTGGAGATCGCGGCCCTGCGCGACGAGGTCAAGGCGCGCACCGGCCGCCGCTTCGACATCAAGGCCTTCCACGACGCCGTCCTGCGGCACGGCCCTCTTCCCCTGCCCGTGCTCCGCGGCTCGGTCCTTGAGACGTTCCCCTCGAGATAG
- a CDS encoding RNA-binding protein — MANNIYVGGFPYKTTKEDLAKLFSACGTVLSAKVILDRETGRPKGFGFVEMSTDAEAKAAVEKLNGAFVGDRKIFVVEGRPQKDRPAGYAPKPSFAAPAGDPPKANRPGFVERRSGKDRRGQPAASDRRDSAPPPAAPAAPAAPFAKKPWVKKPFDAAKKPWEKKPFDAAKKPWERKPFDAAKKPWEKKPFDAAKKPFERKPPVRGPKWVPKKD, encoded by the coding sequence ATGGCTAACAACATCTATGTCGGCGGCTTCCCTTATAAGACCACGAAGGAAGACCTGGCCAAGCTCTTCTCCGCGTGCGGCACCGTCCTGAGCGCCAAGGTGATCCTCGACCGCGAGACCGGACGCCCCAAGGGGTTCGGGTTCGTCGAGATGTCCACCGACGCCGAGGCTAAGGCCGCCGTCGAGAAGCTCAACGGCGCGTTCGTCGGCGACCGGAAGATCTTCGTCGTCGAGGGCCGCCCCCAGAAGGACCGTCCCGCGGGCTACGCGCCCAAGCCCAGCTTCGCCGCGCCCGCCGGCGATCCGCCGAAGGCGAATCGGCCCGGCTTCGTCGAACGCCGCTCCGGCAAGGACCGCCGCGGCCAGCCCGCCGCCTCGGACCGCCGCGACTCCGCGCCGCCTCCCGCAGCGCCCGCCGCCCCCGCCGCCCCGTTCGCGAAGAAGCCCTGGGTCAAGAAGCCTTTCGACGCGGCGAAGAAGCCTTGGGAGAAGAAGCCCTTCGACGCCGCGAAGAAGCCTTGGGAGAGGAAGCCCTTCGACGCCGCGAAGAAGCCTTGGGAGAAGAAGCCCTTCGACGCCGCCAAGAAGCCGTTCGAGCGCAAGCCGCCCGTGCGGGGCCCGAAGTGGGTTCCTAAAAAGGACTAG
- a CDS encoding DUF1669 domain-containing protein, which translates to MRRMWRLALALIVAGPGPVFAQVAAPVRVSLSAPIAPVSGSFGTAGSFVPGPTPVAPGLSGSALTAPALAPSLAAPAAAIPALPAAAVASALAARPVLPAAAKPSKPARPGEQQAPKTALEGLKTELETPAPDARDLAGGREHAARSFEAKLGVESYVPASLAAFTEGAFHPLAKVKTPPPAQPGDDGGGPTTPRPVAFNGENFPSVAFRPNEPVESHIVRAIETAKDSIQIALYEFTSRGILKALLAAKKRGVKVEVILCDTSVNPRNEPDADYKRYRSEQIWALIRNQVDVTVIGSPTKYGINHHKFAVFDGKMAEFGSYNWTYTSEKNHYENVLFSADADRVKAYQDAWAHLRALSVSVAESATKQWTLDIPAPPSDAQKRIVFNGTRLPAWIFNPGELFEDSIAAAIDASKTAVDAAAFVITSRKIIDALERAVKRGVKVRLVADKSQTQHEHVQLFLGWLQRRGIQVRILGGPNGEESDYPLAEKMHNKYFIFDGELVETGSGNASKNAGIANFENANFIDDKTDVAAFAKTFQHMFDIAETAPAYPEGEVPTDAQMRENALEPRGPPPAPEPGHDPLPPARRVAFNGVDFPASAIRPHEPIEAELVKQIDAAAKTLRIAMYEFNMESVWDALHRAKKRGVKIEVVLDRSHVYTTGYEDDGVTPRKPKQMIVDLIKEGFDVLLLKGRLGGIMHNKFIIADDGLVSMGSFNYTRQSEEDHYENVFFSIEKARVSGYVRYFDYMRALAEDVDMDKLDEVVNRTDAALPEADDAEPEMAGRSKPLPPDPPMETDKPIKLGRQRFPVHMFSPNAGIEQALIRAIEASKATIQVAMFSFFSQPIAEALLRAKERGVDVRIVMDKSQTGTSKLDEWFAWHGFDLRLIAGPDRTRDPRYQKMHNKFAIFDGKMLESGSFNFSSRAETLSFENANFFNDADEIARYAAAFLQMFERGMKPRAPRREPKFAVPASTPDA; encoded by the coding sequence ATGCGTCGAATGTGGCGGCTCGCGCTCGCCCTCATCGTCGCCGGACCCGGGCCGGTCTTCGCCCAAGTCGCGGCACCCGTCCGGGTCAGCCTCAGCGCCCCGATCGCGCCGGTCTCCGGCTCGTTCGGCACGGCGGGATCGTTCGTCCCGGGTCCGACCCCGGTCGCCCCCGGACTTTCCGGCTCCGCTCTGACGGCCCCGGCTCTCGCGCCGTCCCTCGCCGCGCCGGCGGCCGCGATCCCCGCGCTGCCGGCCGCCGCCGTTGCGTCCGCGCTCGCCGCCCGGCCGGTCCTGCCCGCCGCGGCCAAGCCGAGCAAGCCCGCCCGCCCCGGCGAGCAGCAGGCGCCGAAGACCGCCCTCGAGGGCCTGAAGACCGAGCTCGAGACCCCGGCCCCCGACGCTCGCGACCTCGCCGGCGGCCGCGAGCACGCCGCGCGCTCCTTCGAGGCCAAGCTCGGCGTCGAGTCCTACGTCCCCGCTTCCCTGGCCGCCTTCACCGAGGGCGCGTTCCACCCGCTCGCCAAGGTCAAGACGCCCCCGCCCGCCCAGCCCGGCGACGACGGCGGCGGCCCGACGACCCCCCGCCCGGTCGCGTTCAACGGGGAGAACTTCCCCTCGGTCGCCTTCCGGCCGAACGAGCCCGTCGAGTCTCACATCGTCCGGGCCATCGAGACCGCGAAGGACTCCATCCAGATCGCGCTGTACGAGTTCACCTCGCGCGGGATCCTCAAGGCCCTGCTCGCCGCCAAGAAGCGCGGCGTCAAGGTCGAGGTGATCCTGTGCGACACCAGCGTCAACCCGCGCAACGAGCCCGACGCCGACTACAAGCGCTACCGCAGCGAGCAGATCTGGGCACTGATCCGCAACCAGGTCGACGTCACCGTGATCGGCAGCCCGACCAAGTACGGCATCAACCACCACAAGTTCGCCGTGTTCGACGGCAAGATGGCCGAGTTCGGCTCTTACAACTGGACCTACACCTCGGAGAAGAACCACTACGAGAACGTCCTCTTCTCCGCCGACGCCGACCGCGTCAAGGCCTACCAGGACGCCTGGGCGCATCTGCGGGCGCTCAGCGTCAGCGTCGCCGAGTCGGCGACGAAGCAGTGGACGCTCGACATCCCCGCGCCTCCCTCCGACGCGCAGAAGCGGATCGTCTTCAACGGGACCAGACTGCCGGCCTGGATCTTCAACCCCGGCGAGCTGTTCGAGGACTCGATCGCCGCCGCGATCGACGCCTCCAAGACCGCCGTCGACGCCGCGGCCTTCGTCATCACCTCCCGCAAGATCATCGACGCCCTGGAGCGCGCCGTCAAGCGCGGCGTGAAGGTCCGCCTCGTCGCCGACAAGAGCCAGACCCAGCACGAGCACGTCCAGCTCTTCCTGGGCTGGCTGCAGCGCCGCGGCATCCAGGTCCGCATCCTCGGCGGCCCGAACGGCGAGGAGAGCGACTACCCGCTCGCCGAGAAGATGCACAACAAGTACTTCATCTTCGACGGCGAACTCGTGGAGACCGGCTCGGGCAACGCGAGCAAGAACGCGGGCATCGCCAACTTCGAGAACGCGAACTTCATCGACGACAAGACCGACGTCGCGGCCTTCGCGAAGACGTTCCAGCACATGTTCGACATCGCGGAGACGGCCCCGGCCTACCCCGAGGGCGAGGTCCCGACCGACGCGCAGATGCGCGAGAACGCCCTCGAGCCGCGCGGGCCGCCCCCGGCGCCCGAGCCCGGCCACGATCCGCTGCCCCCGGCCCGCCGGGTCGCCTTCAACGGCGTGGACTTTCCCGCGAGCGCCATCCGCCCTCATGAGCCGATCGAGGCCGAGCTCGTCAAGCAGATCGACGCCGCCGCCAAGACGCTGCGCATCGCGATGTACGAGTTCAACATGGAGAGCGTCTGGGACGCGCTCCACCGGGCGAAGAAGCGCGGGGTCAAGATCGAGGTCGTGCTCGACCGCAGCCACGTGTACACGACCGGCTACGAGGACGACGGCGTCACCCCGCGCAAGCCGAAGCAGATGATCGTCGACCTCATCAAGGAAGGCTTCGACGTGCTCCTCCTCAAGGGCCGCCTCGGCGGCATCATGCACAACAAGTTCATCATCGCCGACGACGGCCTCGTCTCGATGGGCTCCTTCAACTACACCCGTCAGTCGGAGGAGGACCATTACGAGAACGTCTTCTTCTCCATCGAGAAGGCCCGCGTCTCGGGCTACGTCAGGTATTTCGACTACATGCGCGCCCTCGCCGAGGACGTCGACATGGACAAGCTCGACGAGGTGGTCAACCGGACCGACGCCGCCCTGCCCGAGGCCGACGACGCCGAGCCCGAGATGGCCGGCAGGAGCAAGCCCCTGCCGCCCGATCCCCCGATGGAGACCGACAAGCCGATCAAGCTCGGCCGCCAGCGCTTCCCGGTCCACATGTTCTCGCCCAACGCGGGCATCGAGCAGGCCTTGATCCGGGCGATCGAGGCCTCGAAAGCCACGATACAGGTCGCGATGTTCAGCTTCTTCTCCCAGCCGATCGCCGAGGCGCTGCTGCGCGCCAAGGAGCGGGGCGTCGACGTCCGGATCGTCATGGACAAGAGCCAGACCGGGACCTCGAAGCTCGACGAGTGGTTCGCCTGGCACGGCTTCGATCTGCGTCTGATCGCCGGACCCGACCGGACGCGCGACCCGCGCTACCAGAAGATGCACAACAAGTTCGCCATCTTCGACGGGAAGATGCTCGAGAGCGGCTCCTTCAACTTCTCGTCGCGCGCCGAGACCCTGAGCTTCGAGAACGCGAACTTCTTCAACGACGCCGACGAGATCGCGCGCTACGCGGCCGCCTTCCTGCAGATGTTCGAGCGGGGCATGAAGCCGCGCGCGCCGAGGCGCGAGCCGAAGTTCGCGGTCCCCGCCTCCACGCCCGACGCGTAG
- a CDS encoding peptidyl-prolyl cis-trans isomerase: MYRNAIAAAALIAALVPAAHAAAVPGDFDVVRVNGTAIRQSEVLERLWKRYGSQTLEEMIDELLMRQAAASKKITAAPAEVDRRFARLQAQFGSRELLVSQLEQAGTTVAKVREDLAEELVRERLVMDAKGIKVGDDELKKAFDANKDKLGKPEAVHLRHILAKNEADANELAAKIKGGADFQALAREKSLAASGKAAGGDYGFVSRGMLPPEIDEVAFSLDAGELKIVPGPRGQHILQVVAKRAAQAASFDEVKEDLREMLLAEKLKDASQPYLLELRRKADIKTPGRPKGK, from the coding sequence ATGTACCGCAACGCCATCGCCGCCGCCGCGCTGATTGCCGCCCTCGTTCCCGCCGCCCACGCCGCGGCCGTCCCCGGCGACTTCGACGTCGTGCGCGTCAACGGCACGGCCATCCGGCAGTCCGAGGTGCTGGAGCGCCTCTGGAAGCGCTACGGCTCCCAGACGCTCGAGGAGATGATCGACGAGCTGCTCATGCGCCAGGCCGCGGCCTCCAAGAAGATCACGGCCGCCCCCGCCGAGGTGGACCGCCGCTTCGCCCGGCTCCAGGCCCAGTTCGGCAGCCGCGAGCTCCTCGTCAGCCAGCTCGAGCAGGCCGGGACGACGGTCGCCAAGGTCCGGGAGGACCTCGCCGAGGAGCTCGTGCGGGAGCGCCTCGTCATGGACGCCAAAGGCATCAAGGTCGGCGACGACGAGCTGAAGAAGGCCTTCGACGCCAACAAGGACAAGCTCGGCAAGCCCGAGGCCGTGCACCTGCGCCACATCCTGGCGAAGAACGAGGCCGACGCGAACGAGCTCGCCGCCAAGATCAAGGGCGGCGCGGACTTTCAGGCCCTGGCCCGCGAGAAGTCGCTGGCCGCCAGCGGCAAGGCCGCCGGAGGCGACTACGGCTTCGTCTCGCGCGGGATGCTGCCTCCCGAGATCGACGAGGTCGCCTTCTCCCTCGACGCCGGCGAGCTGAAGATCGTTCCCGGCCCCCGCGGCCAGCACATCCTCCAGGTCGTCGCCAAGCGCGCCGCCCAGGCCGCGTCGTTCGACGAGGTCAAGGAAGACCTCCGCGAGATGCTCCTCGCCGAGAAGCTCAAGGACGCCTCCCAGCCGTACCTCCTCGAGCTGCGCCGCAAGGCCGACATCAAGACGCCCGGCCGGCCCAAAGGCAAGTAG
- a CDS encoding DUF971 domain-containing protein: MLNFTPRSIEKVEDARLRIVWDDGHQTELPFHLLRRHCPCAMCKDEWTGESLLDPATVPETLGATRADVVGNYALSFAFSDGHGTGIYTFEMLRKLCRCKDCEYHPGSETN, from the coding sequence ATGCTGAATTTCACTCCCCGCTCCATCGAGAAAGTCGAGGACGCCCGCCTGCGCATCGTCTGGGACGACGGCCACCAGACCGAGCTGCCCTTCCATCTTCTGCGCCGCCATTGTCCCTGCGCCATGTGCAAGGACGAGTGGACGGGGGAATCCCTGCTCGATCCCGCGACCGTGCCCGAAACCCTCGGCGCCACGCGCGCCGACGTCGTCGGAAACTACGCGCTGAGCTTCGCGTTCAGCGACGGCCACGGCACGGGCATCTACACCTTCGAGATGCTGCGCAAGCTCTGCCGCTGCAAGGACTGCGAGTATCACCCGGGCTCGGAGACCAACTGA
- a CDS encoding response regulator, whose product MNPKGRVLLVGADTALVNEMAPSMVGREFELVASPDARAAALRLATEAFSAVVIDATRVPPADRDSLSHLQKDKGGFALFVLEPATLLSPAQAAPLRRLMWPSPKGFLDQVRAVEVPVVFLVEQSLYIAQAVQNALRQSGIVFIQMETPVGLVEMLADQNRLAEEQRASAQKATGFWERLAGKAEEAEAPQAMLGKVAVVRFSRAWADAAALDAKLRQTIPGAVAYQVTTVDPIRAATASVKGGVPTVLPREAAVRVAEILTDGLEAVRSGPREVERILLIDNELTTLARLSEALLARGYEVATTTDGEEGMRLMEKKPFALAAVGGSALEATKLAGAKLALAMREKDKDLRIVLMIDQFPAQDALKGVSRAVELGLDDAILKPIDVTRLMLSIERALERRFLLLENLRLRKAAEVAAQKLAEVNGFQTKFFATVAHDVKNPLTAILGYSEVLGMRLKDKPDDLKCASHIHNAAKTLNLLVSDLVDLAAIESGKLRVEIGAMDLAAVINEVKSRVDVVASRKQIQFGTALPAAIPPLQGDPNRIGQVIQNLSTNAIQYTKEGGKVVIEVRVEPEWVIVGVRDTGIGISKEDLPRVWERFFQTKEAQTMRKAGFGLGLKISREIVQMHGGDMGIESELGVGSFFFFKLPIPKTQPATAAAPPAPPAPPGPAMIRMATQPPPTNPPGA is encoded by the coding sequence GTGAACCCGAAGGGCCGCGTCCTGCTCGTCGGCGCCGATACCGCGCTCGTCAACGAGATGGCGCCGTCCATGGTCGGCCGGGAGTTCGAGCTGGTCGCCTCGCCCGACGCCCGCGCCGCCGCGCTGCGCCTGGCCACCGAGGCCTTCTCCGCCGTCGTGATCGACGCGACCCGCGTGCCGCCGGCGGACCGCGACTCGCTCTCCCACCTGCAGAAGGACAAGGGCGGCTTCGCGTTGTTCGTCCTGGAGCCCGCGACCTTGCTCTCGCCCGCGCAGGCGGCGCCGCTGCGCCGGCTGATGTGGCCGTCGCCGAAGGGCTTCCTCGACCAGGTGCGCGCCGTCGAAGTCCCCGTCGTCTTCCTCGTCGAGCAGAGCCTGTACATCGCCCAGGCGGTCCAGAACGCCCTGCGGCAGTCCGGCATCGTCTTCATCCAGATGGAGACCCCGGTCGGGCTCGTCGAGATGCTGGCCGATCAGAACCGCCTCGCCGAGGAGCAGCGCGCCTCGGCGCAGAAGGCGACCGGCTTCTGGGAGCGGCTCGCCGGCAAGGCCGAGGAGGCCGAGGCGCCGCAGGCGATGCTCGGCAAGGTGGCGGTCGTGCGCTTCAGCCGGGCCTGGGCCGACGCCGCGGCCCTCGACGCCAAGCTGCGCCAGACGATCCCCGGCGCCGTCGCCTACCAGGTGACGACCGTCGATCCCATCCGCGCCGCGACGGCGTCCGTCAAGGGCGGCGTTCCCACGGTCCTGCCGCGCGAGGCGGCCGTTCGCGTCGCCGAGATCCTGACCGACGGGCTCGAGGCGGTGCGCTCCGGCCCTCGCGAGGTCGAGCGCATCCTCCTCATCGACAACGAGCTGACCACGCTGGCGCGCCTCTCCGAGGCCCTGCTCGCGCGCGGCTACGAGGTCGCGACGACGACCGACGGCGAAGAGGGCATGCGGCTCATGGAGAAGAAGCCCTTCGCGCTCGCGGCCGTCGGCGGCAGCGCCCTGGAGGCGACGAAGCTCGCCGGGGCTAAGCTGGCCCTGGCGATGCGCGAGAAGGACAAGGACCTGCGCATCGTCCTCATGATCGACCAGTTCCCGGCCCAGGACGCGCTCAAGGGCGTCAGCCGCGCCGTCGAGCTCGGCCTCGACGACGCCATCCTCAAGCCCATCGACGTCACGCGCCTGATGCTCTCCATCGAGCGCGCGCTCGAGCGCCGCTTCCTGCTCCTCGAGAACCTCCGCCTGCGCAAGGCCGCCGAGGTCGCCGCGCAGAAGCTCGCCGAGGTCAACGGCTTCCAGACCAAGTTCTTCGCGACCGTCGCGCACGACGTCAAGAACCCGCTGACCGCCATCCTCGGCTACTCCGAGGTGCTCGGCATGCGGCTGAAGGACAAGCCCGACGACCTCAAGTGCGCCTCGCACATCCATAACGCGGCGAAGACCTTGAACCTGCTCGTCTCCGACCTCGTGGACCTGGCCGCCATCGAGTCCGGCAAGCTTCGCGTCGAGATCGGGGCCATGGACCTCGCCGCCGTCATCAACGAGGTCAAGTCGCGGGTGGACGTCGTCGCCTCGCGCAAGCAGATCCAGTTCGGGACGGCCCTCCCCGCCGCGATCCCTCCGCTGCAGGGCGACCCCAACCGCATCGGCCAGGTCATCCAGAACCTGAGCACGAACGCGATCCAGTACACGAAAGAAGGCGGCAAGGTCGTCATCGAGGTCCGGGTCGAGCCCGAGTGGGTCATCGTCGGCGTGCGCGACACCGGCATCGGCATCTCCAAAGAGGACCTTCCGCGCGTCTGGGAGCGCTTCTTCCAGACGAAGGAGGCGCAGACGATGCGCAAGGCCGGCTTCGGCCTGGGCCTGAAGATCTCGCGCGAGATCGTGCAGATGCACGGCGGCGACATGGGCATCGAGTCCGAGCTCGGCGTCGGCTCCTTCTTCTTCTTCAAGCTGCCGATCCCCAAGACGCAGCCGGCGACGGCCGCCGCGCCGCCCGCGCCTCCGGCGCCGCCGGGCCCGGCCATGATCCGCATGGCCACGCAGCCCCCGCCGACGAACCCGCCGGGGGCCTGA